In Musa acuminata AAA Group cultivar baxijiao chromosome BXJ2-10, Cavendish_Baxijiao_AAA, whole genome shotgun sequence, a genomic segment contains:
- the LOC135624328 gene encoding uncharacterized protein LOC135624328 isoform X1: MLFSISTSTSNTKSTSNWLERLHSSRGFSVPAHLHLDHFLSPDSASNPTPNSPPPPPPPPPEEVLSDPPPPEPLANPRRRKKHLQPPPPPGASTDGKQRLFDLVGGVLAELFVMGGPPVVRALKAKKTSRKQPNPKVCVPSASASIDGCRSLPATSPPSSADNSVAEAKKSRSKLRRKRGTAGSPVDLDLSAYSRTDVTVIDTSCPGWKSEKVIFRKGIMWKVRDKKVWTLSRKKRKMGLVGRLINEKDKEQPLAEPKVQADEGILASFVEGGDPVDKRDASGKIGDQVPISIRRQKFSRSPRTRTAEDSAFQPNATSSRKNGVSCPRSSPKER, encoded by the exons ATGCTCTTCTCGATCTCCACTTCCACCTCCAACACCAAGTCGACTTCCAATTGGCTCGAACGCCTCCACAGCTCCAGGGGCTTCTCCGTCCCCGCCCACCTCCACCTCGACCACTTCCTCTCCCCTGATTCCGCTTCCAACCCTACCCCtaactctcctcctcctcctcctcctcctcctcccgaggAAGTACTCTCCGATCCGCCGCCCCCAGAGCCTCTCGCCAATCCACGCCGCCGGAAAAAACATCTGCAACCGCCTCCGCCCCCGGGCGCTTCTACTGATGGGAAGCAGCGGCTCTTCGATCTCGTGGGCGGTGTCCTCGCGGAGCTCTTTGTTATGGGAGGACCGCCCGTGGTCCGGGCCCTCAAGGCCAAGAAGACCTCCCGAAAGCAGCCCAACCCTAAGGTCTGCGTACCCTCGGCTTCCGCCAGCATTGACGGCTGCCGTTCCCTTCCGGCGACGTCTCCGCCCTCCAGCGCGGACAACAGTGTGGCCGAGGCCAAGAAGAGCCGGTCAAAGCTGCGGAGAAAGCGGGGCACGGCCGGTAGTCCGGTGGACTTGGACTTGTCGGCGTACTCGAGGACGGATGTGACGGTAATTGATACCAGCTGCCCGGGGTGGAAGTCAGAGAAGGTCATCTTTAGGAAGGGAATTATGTGGAAGGTCCGGGATAAGAAAGTGTGGACATTGAGCAGGAAAAAAAGGAAGATGGGTCTCGTTGGGAGATTGATTAATGAGAAAGACAAGGAACAGCCTCTGGCTGAACCAAAAGTTCAAGCAGATGAGGGGATTTTAGCATCATTTGTTGAA GGTGGTGATCCTGTCGACAAGAGGGATGCTTCTGGAAAGATAGGTGACCAGGTTCCAATTTCCATACGAAG GCAGAAGTTTTCAAGATCCCCACGTACACGAACAGCCGAAGACTCTGCTTTCCAACCAAATGCTACAAGCAGCAGGAAAAATGGTGTATCGTGCCCTAGAAGTTCACCTAAAGAAAGATGA
- the LOC135624328 gene encoding uncharacterized protein LOC135624328 isoform X2, producing the protein MLFSISTSTSNTKSTSNWLERLHSSRGFSVPAHLHLDHFLSPDSASNPTPNSPPPPPPPPPEEVLSDPPPPEPLANPRRRKKHLQPPPPPGASTDGKQRLFDLVGGVLAELFVMGGPPVVRALKAKKTSRKQPNPKVCVPSASASIDGCRSLPATSPPSSADNSVAEAKKSRSKLRRKRGTAGSPVDLDLSAYSRTDVTVIDTSCPGWKSEKVIFRKGIMWKVRDKKVWTLSRKKRKMGLVGRLINEKDKEQPLAEPKVQADEGILASFVEGGDPVDKRDASGKIGDQVPISIRRQACLDQY; encoded by the exons ATGCTCTTCTCGATCTCCACTTCCACCTCCAACACCAAGTCGACTTCCAATTGGCTCGAACGCCTCCACAGCTCCAGGGGCTTCTCCGTCCCCGCCCACCTCCACCTCGACCACTTCCTCTCCCCTGATTCCGCTTCCAACCCTACCCCtaactctcctcctcctcctcctcctcctcctcccgaggAAGTACTCTCCGATCCGCCGCCCCCAGAGCCTCTCGCCAATCCACGCCGCCGGAAAAAACATCTGCAACCGCCTCCGCCCCCGGGCGCTTCTACTGATGGGAAGCAGCGGCTCTTCGATCTCGTGGGCGGTGTCCTCGCGGAGCTCTTTGTTATGGGAGGACCGCCCGTGGTCCGGGCCCTCAAGGCCAAGAAGACCTCCCGAAAGCAGCCCAACCCTAAGGTCTGCGTACCCTCGGCTTCCGCCAGCATTGACGGCTGCCGTTCCCTTCCGGCGACGTCTCCGCCCTCCAGCGCGGACAACAGTGTGGCCGAGGCCAAGAAGAGCCGGTCAAAGCTGCGGAGAAAGCGGGGCACGGCCGGTAGTCCGGTGGACTTGGACTTGTCGGCGTACTCGAGGACGGATGTGACGGTAATTGATACCAGCTGCCCGGGGTGGAAGTCAGAGAAGGTCATCTTTAGGAAGGGAATTATGTGGAAGGTCCGGGATAAGAAAGTGTGGACATTGAGCAGGAAAAAAAGGAAGATGGGTCTCGTTGGGAGATTGATTAATGAGAAAGACAAGGAACAGCCTCTGGCTGAACCAAAAGTTCAAGCAGATGAGGGGATTTTAGCATCATTTGTTGAA GGTGGTGATCCTGTCGACAAGAGGGATGCTTCTGGAAAGATAGGTGACCAGGTTCCAATTTCCATACGAAGGCAAGCTTGCTTGGATCAGTATTGA